The sequence below is a genomic window from Sulfuracidifex metallicus DSM 6482 = JCM 9184.
TCGCTCATATACCCTGGAGCAGGAGGACAGGAGGACTTGATATACAACGTAAACAAGTTTTTCCTTCCCATGCTCGGCTTGAACAAAAAGGACGATGATATGACTGTTATAACTAGCGGTGCACAGCACGCAATGGAATTAGTTTCAAAGTATTTCCTTGAATACGATCCAATAGGAGTTGAGAATCCTACCTTCGTTGAGACGTTCAATGCATTGAAGTTAAGATCTTCGATAAATTTTCCCTTTGACGTAATGAACGATGGAATAGATACTGCTTCTTTAAGAACAGTTCTGGAAATAACAAGGATAAAGCTCCTTTACGTGATTCCGAACTGTCATAACCCAGCTGGAGTTAACATGTCATTGGAGAAAAGAAAGGAAATAGCGGAACTCGCTCACGAGTACGATTTCGTGATCATAGAGGACGACCCTTATAGACCGATAGCGGGAGAAGTTCCTCCACCGATAAAGAGTTTTGATAGTTATGGCAACGTAATTTATTTAGGTAGTTTTAGTAAAATTCTTGCTCCCGGCTTGAGGGTAGGTTTCGCTTTAGGCGAGAAAAAGACAATGGAGAAAGTGTCATTGTTAGAGCAGCTAGATTTCTCTACTTCTACTATTAACCAATATGTTGTATCAAGGTTGTTGAAAACGGGCGTGGTAAAGTCCTTATCGGAAAAAATGAGTTCACATTACCGTAAAAAAATGAACGTAATGATTGATGCGTTAAATGAAGAGGGACTGACCTCATTTAATAGACCGTCTTGTGGGTTCTTCCTTCTTCTTGACCTTCACAAGGACAGCTGGAGCGTCTTCAAGAAAGCTATAGAGAGAGGGTTAAGCTTCGTACCAGCCAAACCATTCTTCCTAAAAGGAGGCGAAAATATGGCTAGATTGAGTGTTACAAATGTAGAAGAAGATAAAATAAGGGAAGGAATAAGCATACTCAAGGAAAGCGTTAACTAGTTATAACTTCTTCTGCATCCCTTACAAAGTTCTTCACTTTCTCTTCATAGACGTTTAAGTCCTCCTCGGTAAGGGTCTCGGAAATGTATCCGTCATAATGAAGCTTCAATGCTATATCATAAGCCTCCTGCACCCAATCTCCTAGTATGTCCGATAGTAGCCTAACTGACTCCTCTCTAGGCTTATCTATATGAAAATAATACTGTAGCATCTTTATGGAACTGCTTATGGACTCGTAGAGCAACTCGCACCTGGTTGGGATCGTATCGATACTCTTGGAAAGATTTAAATACATGTCAGAAGTTGACATAAAATAGGAGAAGAACTGATTTTGAGTTACGGGTTTTGACTCCACGATAAATACATTTGTTTAGTTTCTCTTTAAATGCCTACTTTGTGATATTACGGTATGTGGTTAGGTATACTTAGAACAGGTCTGTTAGGATCTGCCTTCAGTTTAACAATAGGTGGAGCACTATTGTGGAACAAGGTACCTTTCTTGATTTCCTTGGGGACTATGATAGCAATCTTCGTTTTACTCTCACTTCTCTTATTGTCGTCCAATAGATACGTGGCTCTAATTTCTGCAATGATTGCGGGACTGGAAATGTTTGCTTCTGCTACTTCATCAGCCCATGCCGATGCCCTCTCAGAGTTTGGATCTTCAGCGTTTATTTCAACTTTAGATATATTAATGATTTTAGGATTTTATTTATTTCCTTTAATTATAATTATAGGCGGTGTACTTTACTTCATTAAAGGATAAAGATAAGAATCACATTTAAAAATTTAGATTGGTCGAATCATTATATGGATGTAATCGACCCTAATGCTAGAGTAGTTGACCTTGTAGGTTTGTTAACTGTCTTAAATAATAACTATGAAGGAAAAGCTGATTTATATGAGCTGGCTATGGACCTAGGTATAGACATTGACGATATGATGCCAATAGTTTACACTGCTAGCTATTTAGGATTCGTCACTATAGGAGGAGGAGACATAATTATAAGTGACAAGGGTATCCAATTTATTAACTCTAATATAAAAGAAAGAAAAAGGCTAATATCAGATTCCATAAAAGACGTTGAACCTTTTAAAACCGCAATAGATTTAAAGGAGTTCACGTTAGATGATTTGCTATCAGAGCTTGAAAGAAGGGGAGTACAGAACTATAATTCCCCTCAAGGAAAATATGATCTAAGAATTACTCTAGCCGAGTGGGGAGTTTACTCTGGCTTAATCTCCTTAATTGGAGAGGAAGAGTTTAGGGTAAACGAATAAAAATAAAGGAACCGTATGATATAGTTAATAGATTGAATTGTCTTTAAAATTGTAATAACAGTATGGATTTTCATTTATAAAGTTAAAATGATTTTTTATCTGTAACATAATTTTGCCTTGAGATTTAGACTCCTTCATTGGCTACATAAATTAGAGAATAACATAAAACGAATTTTCACGTGATATAAGATGTAAATACCCTTAATATCCCATTTTATTAACCTTAATATTTATGTAAGTAAACTATAACACCAAGATAGACTTATGGTAGTTAAAGAAATTATTTATAAGCGCCTGAATGAAAATGAGATAAAGAGTTCATTCGACGGAGAATACTGGCCGTCTCAAATGTGGTATTGTTTAAGGAGACAATATTACGATAGAATCTTTCCATCAGCTACAACGTACGATATGACAAGATTCACCGTTCTGGGGGAAGCTCTTCACAACCTTATTGCGGACATGTTAAAGAACGAAGAAGGCATCTCTGTTATCAGCGAGGTTCCCATAAGAATACCACATCCAAAAAACCCTGAAATCGTTTTCTCAGGGAGAGCAGATGACATTATCATAGTTCAGTTCACGAAGGAAAGATACGTAATAGAAGTTAAGAGCACTGAAGATCTTCAAAGCAAAGTGAAGAAGGGCTTTTTACCCAAGAAAGAACATAAGGCCCAATTGAACCTATACTTGAGAGCATATCCGAAATCGCATGGCATATTGCTTTACGTTGATAGAGGAAACTTCGACATGGAAGAAATACCTATCGAATTTGACGCAGAACTCTATGAAAGTACACTGCAAAGAGCCGAGGATCTGCACAAATACTTGACTCAGAGAAAAACTCCTCCGCCTGAAGGTAAGAGTGCTCCAGACTTTAATTGGCAATGCAACTATTGTATTCATAAAGCCAGATGCGATAGAGAACAGTAAGTTTTCATGCATATTTTTTCTTTTTGCGATTAGGCGTAATAGTTTTTACATTTGATTTCATTTGTCGTAATACACGAGTAATTTATAAGATTATTATTATTGATGTTAGTATATGGAAAAAAACTCTGGAAACTTTGAGCCGGTAAGGCATTATACTGATGAGGCTGACAAGTTTAGAACTAAAGTTTTCGGCATTCAAGATGGACTGATCGGAGTTGGTTCAATAGCTATAGGAGCTGCGGGCTTTGAACATAACGTAATCGCAGTTCTGGTTGCAGGTTTGATAGCTACCATAGGTCAGGGGTTCTCCATGGGAATTGGAGAATACATTTCGACTAGGGTGAGGATGCAAGTAATAAATAACGAGATGAAGAAGGAAAGAACTGAAATCGAAAAATACCCAGACATGGAGAAGGAGGAACTTGTCCAGTTCTATCTAGATAAGGGTCTGAACGAGGACGATGCAAAGAAAATAGCAGAAAAAATATGGCAGGACAAAGAAAAGGTCTTACATGAAATGATGGCAAATGAATTAAAGATATTTCCAGAGGATTTTGAAAGTCCAGTTAGACTTGGGTTAATAATGTCAATGTACTTAGTAATAGGAGGCCTGCTACCGCTTTTACCATTCATAGTTGGAGAGTTCTTACACATAAACTTCTACGTTTTCTTGGCGTCGTCTATAGTTATTGCCTTGACCTCCCTTGGTATCTTTGGAGCTATGGGTTCCAAGTTCACAGGTTTAAGTAAATGGAGAGGTGCAGTGGAACAAATAGTTACTGGATCTTTAGCTTTAATTGGAAGCTACGCTGGAGGAATGGTATTGGCTCACTTCTTCCCAGCTACCCTCCTCCCTTAAGGAGCTCTGCCACACCTCTAGGTAGCTTTGCTGGTTCATTACTTTCTTTGAACAACTCCCTTCTCCTTGCCTCCAGAGGATTCTCTTCCACTTGAAGAAACTCAGCAGCCGTCATTATTCTTCCTCCTATCTCACCTACTTGACGTTTTAACTTGTCAATTACTTGACGATAATTTTGGTCCCTAACCAAATGATGATCTACTATCATGGTATCTAATCCTTCCTTCATCATCTTTTCCATGTTATCTAATGCAGAGTTGAGTGTCTCTTCAGTTAAAGCGTAACCTAGCATATACGTTAATGGCCCGTCAATTATGAGTGTATTTGGTTTAACCTCTTGCGTAAACTTAATGTGCATATCTCTGGGTCCTCCTTCTATGTCAGAGGTAATCATTACAGTTTCGCCTCCATCGGAAATGGAGACTTGGATCACATATCCCATCTTCTCATCTGCGCCATGTAGGACAGGTTTGGAGAACTTTAATTTAGTATTACCTAGCTTGAACTCCTTACCATCCGCAGGTTGCAAGGACGAAGGAAGACCATTTATAGCCCTCATGAACTTGGGAGCTCTAACTTTGCTTTGACTCACGTTTATGAAGGAATTGGGATCCTTCACGAAAACTTGCTTGTTTTTGTAGATCTCTTTTGGTATTACAAAGCCTGGGTCATGATGATCGTAATGATAATGGGTGACAACAATTACATCAGCGTCTTTGGCTGCGTTGTAAATTACCTTACTTAGCTCCATTAACTTTTCTACTTCTAACTTATGAGGAGGAAGGCCATATCGTCTAGGTGCCAAAGAGACCGCGGGATCAACTAAAATTCTTGTATCTGAGGTTTCTATCAATGTTGCTTGGGATCTCACCCCTAAGCTCTCGAAGGCTAGAGGAAGAACCTTAATCATAATGATAAAAAATGATTTTTAAGATTTAAAGCCTGAGACTTCTAATATCATTTACCAGCTTGTTAAGCTCATGAACGGTGGCATGGACATCCATCTTAGCCATCCTTAAACCGTAGTTGGTTCTCCTCTCCATCATTTTTCCTACACCATAAACTGCCAGCCCAGTGACCGTAGTAACGTGAAAAGGGTCATCCAGACCAAAGGCTATAAATTTTCCTACGCCTTGAACCAATTTGCCTCGTGGCTCATAATCACCTAGCAAGGACCTAACATAGCTCATGTTTATTATGTTATCAGGTTAATACTTTAAGGAAAAACTTAGGAATTTAGGTAATATCACGACTAAAACAACCCTTCCGTAATAGATTATGGACTTATAACAGCTGAGAGTCTATCATAATAGAAGAGAGAGAATTTATTTTCAAACGTTCATACCCTTATAGTCATACAAAAGAAAGCTTATGAATTTAGATAATACTTCCTCCTTAAGCGTTTAAACCACGTTCTGAACTAGAGAGCTTAAGTGCATTAGAATAAGCGAAACATTTAATGTAAGTTGAAACATAAATATGCATCAATGTTTCAAGTATTATTGCTATTGCTTAGTCTCGCAATGTCATCCTGGAGTTCTTATAATTCATTTCTTGCTATAAGGGGAGTAACTTGGAAACCCGTAGAGACGCGTGACTTTAGCGGAGTACGTTTCTCAATTATAGTACCAGCTAAGAATGAAGGTAAGGTATTACCACGTTTGCTAGATCGCCTTGTAAACATGGAATATGACAGATCTAAGTATGACATAACAGTAATACAAGACTCTTCGACCGATGATACAGAAGAACAATGTAGGAGATATGAGCTCAAGTATGATAATGTTAAATGTGTCACACTACCTCCTTCAAATAAGGTTAACGGAAAAAGTAGGGCGTTAAATTACGCTCTGATGACAACGAAAGGAGATATCGTGGGCATTTTCGATGCCGATAGTGTACCAAAGTTGGATGTATTATCTATAGTTGCACCAAAGTTTTACGATCCAAAGGTCGGTGCAGTTCAGGGAAAGCTAGTCCCTATAAACGTAAGGGAGTCTTTAACTGCCCGTTTTGCTTCTCTAGAAGAATTACTTTATGAGTATTCCATAGCAGGAAGGGCTAGAATGGGGCTCTTCGTACCTTTGGAAGGAACATGCTCGTTCATAAGAAAGGATGTACTCTCCGTGGTTGGCGGATGGAACGAGGAAACTTTAACTGAAGATTTAGACCTTAGCCTTAAGTTACATTCACTTGGTTACAAGGTATTATATTCCCCTTCTGCTTTGACATGGAGGGAAGTTCCTGTTAGATTCAGGGTATTATGGAAACAGAGAATAAGATGGTACAGAGGACACTTTGAAGTGTCTTGGAAGATCAGCAGAATAAACGGTAAGCTGTTAGACGGATTCATAATAACCCTGAGCCCATTCTTTATGATAATATCCGTAGTCAACTACGGCTTGTTTTTACTTTACCCATTTAGCTTATGGTATTTCTTGGCTACTGCTTTAGTATCAATAGCTACACTCATGTCCTTTCTAATATCAATGTCAATCTCTAGAAGACATATGATAGGATCATTTCTGCCATTTCTCTCCCTCGTTTATATCAATCTAATTATACTGATGAATTTCTACGCAGTCCTATTAGAGTTGCTTAGAATCAAGAAGGAATGGGTAAAGACAGAGAGATCACCTTCAACAAATTTAGGTATATAATATAATAATTAAATGAATAAATTTTTATTAAAAATGTCTCTTTATGTATAACAATTCATTATATTCTCTTTTTTTCTGCAGCTTTGCTGTTAGATATACCCATTAAAAAGTCCTTTAGCTTGTTGTAAACGTTCATTTCGAAGTTTTCTAGTTTCAACGCGGTAAATGATATGGCTGCAGCTAAGATCCAACCTGCTAAAACGTCTAAAGGCCAATGCACACCAACGTAAACTCTAGAATAGCTCACCAATAGAGCCTCAATTGTTAAAGGAACTGAAATGTAATAAGGTAAAGTTAAAAGAAGCGTTATTGCACCAACTCCAACTATGAGCGCGTGACCGGAAGGGTAAGAGTAATCGTGAGGCTTAGGAACTAGAAGATGATAGTTGCTTAGAACCAAGAATGGTCTGGGCTCTGCTACAGAGTACTTCGAAAGCTCACCTAATATGATAGCCAAAATAAAAGCTGATGCAAGTATGATGGATGCCCTTCTATATTTTCCTCCTGCTATGAAAAGGGCAGCAGTTACTGGTATCCATACGTATTCCCTGCCGTATTTCGATAGAAAGACCATCACTGGATTAAGGTAACTTACTTGAGAAGAGTTAATCAGATGATAAAAGAAGATGTTCCCTGGAACTCCTGCCTCGCCTAGTATTTTTACTATAATCGAAATAGCTATATATATAGCGTAAATAGCAAAAATATATCTCCAGTTCACACCATAGAACTACTTAGATATATAATAAATCTTCTCAGGAGAAGAAAGGTATTCTATCGATTGTTGAAATGAATGCTAGGCTTAACTACTTTCAGGAGTTGCACTCATAACATTCTATAAGTTTTATTGCATTTTAAATAAATCTATTATTTCTTAATTATTTAAGCCAAAACTAAGCAGAAGATGTAACTAGTTCCAAAGTTTAAATTTAGGGTAGAAATCCTTTTCTTATGAAGAATAGACCTATAGCATTGATCATAGCAGGCAGCGACTCTGGAGGAGGAGCTGGACTCCAAGCGGACCTGAAGACTCTAACTTCAATGGGGGTCTTTGGAGTTACAGTAATAACTGGATTAACTGCCCAGAATACGATTGGAGTAAAATCAATCTATAACGTTGATCCATCGTTCATTTCCTCGCAGTTCGACGCTGTCATGGAGGATTTCTCAGTGAAGTTCGGAAAGACGGGAATGCTATCTAACGAGAGCATAATAAAGGCAGTTCAGGAGAAAGTTAAGGAATATAACTTGAAACTTGTGGTGGATCCAGTAATGGTTTCTAAGACTGGATCTCCCTTACTTGATGAGTCATCTGTTGACGCCTTAAAATCTTTGATGAAGGACGCGTTACTCTCAACACCAAATAAGTATGAGGCGGAGAAATTGGCTGGAGAGAAAATAACTAGCTTAGATGACTTGAAAAGAGTAGCTAGGAAGCTCTACAACGATATAGGAAATGTGGTAGTTAAAGGAGGAAATATGTTCAATGGAACAGATGTAGCTATGTTAGACGGCCAGGAAATGGAGATAAAGTCTCCGAAGGTTAATACATCTAACCTTCACGGTAGCGGAGACGTATTTTCAGCGTCCATTGTAGGCTTTCTATCAAAGGGTGCTTCATTAATTGAAGCTATTGAGGAGTCAAAGAAATTTGTATACTTTTCTATATTAAATTCCCTTTCAATAGGTAAAGGCAAGGGACCTGTGGATCCTTTCGCAAGCGCGGAATCTGTTATGGAACGAGAAAATGGAAGAAAGACCTTAGAGGAACTTCTCCATTTTATTGAGGGAAACAAGAAATTTGTTTCCCTTATGAGGGACGACTTCAAAGCTAATGTAAGTTACCTTACTAACTATGGGGACGTAATCAGTCTAGCTGGAGGAATAATAAAATATATAGATAAAATAAAGCTTGACGGACCTCTTCTAGTAAATCTAGACAATGACGTGACTAGGATTGCCAAGAAGGTTGGTGGACGTATAGGAATTCTTTTACCTTTCTCTCCCTTAATACTAAAAAAAGCAGAAATGGGAATAATAAAAATAACCGACAGTGGAGTAGAAGGAGATGCTGTAGTCTTCAACGGAAATATATTTCTTACAGCGTCTACATTGAACCAAATGAAGAATAAAATAGAGGTTCTATGGAGTTGATATACGTAGTAGGAAGTTATAATCTTGATCTATTAGTAAGGGTAGAAAGATTTCCAGAGGATGGAGAGACGGTATTCTCGAAGGAGATATTTAGCGGGCACGGAGGTAAGGGCTCGAATCAAGCTGTTTCCGCTTCTAGACTTGGCGGAAAGGTAAAATTAACTGCCGCTGTAGGAAATGATGATATTGGGAAAAACGCGTTACTTTTCTGGGATAACGAAAAGGTAGACAGAAGCAACGTAAAGGTAAAAAACACAAAGACAGGCAATGCCCTTATCATAATAGATAAGGAGGGTAGGAATAGAATTATCGTAAACAGAGGAGCAAACTTTCTGCTTTCTCCTGAAGACGTAGACGTATCTAGATCTAAGGAGGAAGACATACTTTTGACACAAATGGAGATAAAGGAAAACGTGGTCTTCAAGGCATTAAAGGAATTTAATGGGATTAGAATTTTGAATCCTGCACCTTCAATAATAAGCAACAAGGAAATCTTCAACTACGTAGATATATTGACACCTAACGAGGTGGAATTTAAGGAATTAGCCCCTGCGGACGACATACGAAGTGGATTGGAGCTCATGCTTAAGAAAGTGAGGAAAGCCGTGGTTTTAACCATGGGAGATAGAGGCGTAATCCTAGCAACTAAGCATAAAAAAGTTGAAATTAAGGCGGTGAGAGTTAAGGCATTGGACACTACAGGAGCAGGAGACGTATTCAACGCCTCGCTAGCTTACGCTTTAGAAAAGGGTATGGATCTGGATGAAGCAGTAGGATTCGCTAATGCTGTCGCCGGCTTATCTGTTACTAAGGAGGGAGCCTTAGGACCTAAAATGGATGAGGTAAAGTTATTTTTTGAAAAGATTAATATGAAAATACCTTGACTATGTCTGCGAGAAAAAAGGGAAAAGCTAAGAAAGAAAGCAAAAAGGAATATGAATGTATAGGTCTATGTGATCTAGAAAGGGAATCTGAGAAGGATTAGTATGTGCAGATTGCTGGCTTTTCACGTTAAAGGCAAGTTAGACAACAACTTAATACAAGCTTTAAAGAAGGTCTCAGAGTACGACGAGCTTTCGATGTACAAAGGCCATCCAGATGGATGGGGAATAGTTGCACTAGTGAGAGAAGGTAAAGATTGGAACATGATATATCACAGAAGCAGCAAACCGGCGTATCAGGATTCCCGTTTTGACGAAATTGAAATTAGTGGAGATGAAATCATAGGGATCGCACACGTAAGGAAGGCTGGTAAGATGTTCTTATTAGGCGTTAACCATTCACATCCATATCATTTAAGATCTTCAGGCTATGATTTGTTCTTTGCACATAACGGGTCAGTGAACAGAACGGCATTCAGTTCTCCTCAAATGCCATACACTGATAGTTATTTAATTCTTCATGATATATCTTCGCTAATAGATGAAGGATACTCTCCCTCTAAAGCGTACCGAAAGGAATTTGAAAGAATTATGAGCGTCTCATCCAGTTTGAATTCTGCCTTGCTTTACATGAGAGGAAAGGAAGTAGGGCTAATTATCTTACATTACTTTAATAATGAACTCATGCATGAAAAAAACGAGGAATATTACAAGATATACTGCGACTCTAATTACTGCGTTTCGTCTTCCTTGTTGAAATACTTACCTAAGAATTATTCTATGGAGCGAATTCCCATTGGGTTTAAACAATTGTAACTATATTAAAGTAAATTGAAGTTAAGTTTAAATAAGTCGGCTCTAGGTTAAAGACTATGGAAAGCATATTAGCAAGAAATGTAAAATACACAGACGAAAATGGCTTCGAAACTAAGGAAAAGCCTTGCAAAGGTTTTGCAATATATACTACAATAATACCAACAAATTCAATTAAAGAGGTATCTATATTTAAAATAGATGGCTGCAAAGAACAATATTTAAAGTCTTTTGATAATACTGATGACAAAATGAGTATAGTAACTGATATGGAAAACCTTCCTCAGGGTCTAGTTAACGTAGTACTTCAAACACTTAAGTAAGAAAATCATATTATTTTTTATGAAGGAACAACTCGTTTCCGTAAAAGTAATAGATTTTGGTAAGTTAAAAACTATTTATGACGATATATGCTTCTTTAGGGCTTATAATAACGCCATAAGAAAGGTAGAGGGGAGTAGGCTCTCCCCTCCACCTTCTATACCTAGAGAAATCCTTTCCTCAATACAAGGAAAAGGTCCAATTAGACTTGGACCGATTGAAATACAATTTATAAATGAGACTAAAATAAGGCTAAAGGGATACAACACATTAGTTGAAGGAGTGCCTGAACTTGGAGAACCATTATATGCAATAGTTGACATGACAGATGGAATAAAGGTAATGC
It includes:
- a CDS encoding MBL fold metallo-hydrolase, producing the protein MKVLPLAFESLGVRSQATLIETSDTRILVDPAVSLAPRRYGLPPHKLEVEKLMELSKVIYNAAKDADVIVVTHYHYDHHDPGFVIPKEIYKNKQVFVKDPNSFINVSQSKVRAPKFMRAINGLPSSLQPADGKEFKLGNTKLKFSKPVLHGADEKMGYVIQVSISDGGETVMITSDIEGGPRDMHIKFTQEVKPNTLIIDGPLTYMLGYALTEETLNSALDNMEKMMKEGLDTMIVDHHLVRDQNYRQVIDKLKRQVGEIGGRIMTAAEFLQVEENPLEARRRELFKESNEPAKLPRGVAELLKGGG
- a CDS encoding AAA-associated domain-containing protein; protein product: MDVIDPNARVVDLVGLLTVLNNNYEGKADLYELAMDLGIDIDDMMPIVYTASYLGFVTIGGGDIIISDKGIQFINSNIKERKRLISDSIKDVEPFKTAIDLKEFTLDDLLSELERRGVQNYNSPQGKYDLRITLAEWGVYSGLISLIGEEEFRVNE
- the thiD gene encoding bifunctional hydroxymethylpyrimidine kinase/phosphomethylpyrimidine kinase; this encodes MKNRPIALIIAGSDSGGGAGLQADLKTLTSMGVFGVTVITGLTAQNTIGVKSIYNVDPSFISSQFDAVMEDFSVKFGKTGMLSNESIIKAVQEKVKEYNLKLVVDPVMVSKTGSPLLDESSVDALKSLMKDALLSTPNKYEAEKLAGEKITSLDDLKRVARKLYNDIGNVVVKGGNMFNGTDVAMLDGQEMEIKSPKVNTSNLHGSGDVFSASIVGFLSKGASLIEAIEESKKFVYFSILNSLSIGKGKGPVDPFASAESVMERENGRKTLEELLHFIEGNKKFVSLMRDDFKANVSYLTNYGDVISLAGGIIKYIDKIKLDGPLLVNLDNDVTRIAKKVGGRIGILLPFSPLILKKAEMGIIKITDSGVEGDAVVFNGNIFLTASTLNQMKNKIEVLWS
- a CDS encoding VIT1/CCC1 transporter family protein, producing MEKNSGNFEPVRHYTDEADKFRTKVFGIQDGLIGVGSIAIGAAGFEHNVIAVLVAGLIATIGQGFSMGIGEYISTRVRMQVINNEMKKERTEIEKYPDMEKEELVQFYLDKGLNEDDAKKIAEKIWQDKEKVLHEMMANELKIFPEDFESPVRLGLIMSMYLVIGGLLPLLPFIVGEFLHINFYVFLASSIVIALTSLGIFGAMGSKFTGLSKWRGAVEQIVTGSLALIGSYAGGMVLAHFFPATLLP
- a CDS encoding PD-(D/E)XK nuclease family protein; translated protein: MVVKEIIYKRLNENEIKSSFDGEYWPSQMWYCLRRQYYDRIFPSATTYDMTRFTVLGEALHNLIADMLKNEEGISVISEVPIRIPHPKNPEIVFSGRADDIIIVQFTKERYVIEVKSTEDLQSKVKKGFLPKKEHKAQLNLYLRAYPKSHGILLYVDRGNFDMEEIPIEFDAELYESTLQRAEDLHKYLTQRKTPPPEGKSAPDFNWQCNYCIHKARCDREQ
- a CDS encoding class II glutamine amidotransferase — encoded protein: MCRLLAFHVKGKLDNNLIQALKKVSEYDELSMYKGHPDGWGIVALVREGKDWNMIYHRSSKPAYQDSRFDEIEISGDEIIGIAHVRKAGKMFLLGVNHSHPYHLRSSGYDLFFAHNGSVNRTAFSSPQMPYTDSYLILHDISSLIDEGYSPSKAYRKEFERIMSVSSSLNSALLYMRGKEVGLIILHYFNNELMHEKNEEYYKIYCDSNYCVSSSLLKYLPKNYSMERIPIGFKQL
- a CDS encoding PLP-dependent aminotransferase family protein, which gives rise to MASRIEPSRMGKEITLSPVELGSQMAKKVKINLASGNPDPKVMPINEIKDAYNQVIQEYGFKSLIYPGAGGQEDLIYNVNKFFLPMLGLNKKDDDMTVITSGAQHAMELVSKYFLEYDPIGVENPTFVETFNALKLRSSINFPFDVMNDGIDTASLRTVLEITRIKLLYVIPNCHNPAGVNMSLEKRKEIAELAHEYDFVIIEDDPYRPIAGEVPPPIKSFDSYGNVIYLGSFSKILAPGLRVGFALGEKKTMEKVSLLEQLDFSTSTINQYVVSRLLKTGVVKSLSEKMSSHYRKKMNVMIDALNEEGLTSFNRPSCGFFLLLDLHKDSWSVFKKAIERGLSFVPAKPFFLKGGENMARLSVTNVEEDKIREGISILKESVN
- a CDS encoding phosphatase PAP2 family protein, which gives rise to MNWRYIFAIYAIYIAISIIVKILGEAGVPGNIFFYHLINSSQVSYLNPVMVFLSKYGREYVWIPVTAALFIAGGKYRRASIILASAFILAIILGELSKYSVAEPRPFLVLSNYHLLVPKPHDYSYPSGHALIVGVGAITLLLTLPYYISVPLTIEALLVSYSRVYVGVHWPLDVLAGWILAAAISFTALKLENFEMNVYNKLKDFLMGISNSKAAEKKRI
- a CDS encoding glycosyltransferase family 2 protein — translated: MFQVLLLLLSLAMSSWSSYNSFLAIRGVTWKPVETRDFSGVRFSIIVPAKNEGKVLPRLLDRLVNMEYDRSKYDITVIQDSSTDDTEEQCRRYELKYDNVKCVTLPPSNKVNGKSRALNYALMTTKGDIVGIFDADSVPKLDVLSIVAPKFYDPKVGAVQGKLVPINVRESLTARFASLEELLYEYSIAGRARMGLFVPLEGTCSFIRKDVLSVVGGWNEETLTEDLDLSLKLHSLGYKVLYSPSALTWREVPVRFRVLWKQRIRWYRGHFEVSWKISRINGKLLDGFIITLSPFFMIISVVNYGLFLLYPFSLWYFLATALVSIATLMSFLISMSISRRHMIGSFLPFLSLVYINLIILMNFYAVLLELLRIKKEWVKTERSPSTNLGI
- a CDS encoding ribokinase, which gives rise to MIYVVGSYNLDLLVRVERFPEDGETVFSKEIFSGHGGKGSNQAVSASRLGGKVKLTAAVGNDDIGKNALLFWDNEKVDRSNVKVKNTKTGNALIIIDKEGRNRIIVNRGANFLLSPEDVDVSRSKEEDILLTQMEIKENVVFKALKEFNGIRILNPAPSIISNKEIFNYVDILTPNEVEFKELAPADDIRSGLELMLKKVRKAVVLTMGDRGVILATKHKKVEIKAVRVKALDTTGAGDVFNASLAYALEKGMDLDEAVGFANAVAGLSVTKEGALGPKMDEVKLFFEKINMKIP